One segment of Solanum lycopersicum chromosome 1, SLM_r2.1 DNA contains the following:
- the LOC101267934 gene encoding very-long-chain aldehyde decarbonylase CER1-like, whose amino-acid sequence MASKPGILTEWPWTFLGNFKYLVLAPFVCHSTYTYFMSKDERQRDIVYIIILPLLFSRIIHNQIWISLSRYRTAKGNNRIVDKSIEFDQVDRESNWDDQIIFNGLLYYIGYLMLEQAHHLPLWRSDGIIIIGLLHSGPVEFLYYWLHRALHHHFLYSRYHSHHHSSIATEPITSVIHPFAEHLSYFTLFSIPLFTTVFTRTASIASFGAYVTYIDFMNNMGHCNFELIPKWMFSVFPPLKYFMYTPSYHSLHHTQFRTNYSLFMPMYDYIYDTLDKSSDTLYEKSLEREAEVPDVVHLTHLTTPESIYHLRLGFASLASNPHTSRWYVWLMWPVTLWSIMITWIYGRTFVVERNIFKNIKLQTWAIPKYRVQYFMKWQRETINKLIEESIMEADNKGIKVLSLGLLNQAKTLNSNGELYLKRHPQLKVKVVDGSSLAVAVVLNSIPKGTSQVVLRGRLSKVAYSIALALCQRGIQVATLDEEDYKRLNAKLTHEAATNLVLSKSFVSKTWLVGDGLSEDEQLKAPKGTLFIPYSQFPPRKSRKDCFYFNTPAMIAPKHLENVDSCENWLPRRVMSAWRIAGILHALEGWNENECGDMMFDIEKAWKASVDHGFRPLTLVATSTDQSKN is encoded by the exons ATGGCTTCTAAACCTGGCATTCTCACTGAATGGCCTTGGACTTTCCTTGGAAACTTCAAG TACTTGGTATTGGCACCATTTGTGTGTCATAGCACATACACATATTTTATGAGCAAAGATGAAAGGCAGAGGGACATTGTATACATAATCATTCTCCCACTTCTATTCTCGAGAATCATTCACAACCAGATATGGATATCCCTATCCAGATACAGAACTGCAAAGGGTAATAATCGAATCGTCGATAAGAGCATCGAGTTTGATCAAGTTGACAGAGAGAGCAACTG gGATGATCAGATCATATTTAATGGACTGTTATATTATATTGGATACCTGATGCTGGAACAAGCTCATCACCTGCCTTTGTGGAGAAGTGATGGGATCATTATAATTGGCTTGCTTCATAGTGGTCCAGTGGAGTTCCTTTATTATTGGCTTCATAGAGCTCTGCATCATCATTTTCTCTACTCTCGTTATCATTCTCATCATCACTCCTCTATTGCTACTGAGCCTATCACTT CTGTGATTCATCCATTTGCTGAGCATTTATCCTATTTTACACTCTTTTCCATACCCTTGTTCACAACTGTTTTCACTAGGACTGCTTCTATAGCTTCATTTGGTGCTTATGTTACCTATATTGATTTCATGAACAACATGGGGCATTGCAATTTTGAGCTTATTCCTAAGTGGATGTTCTCTGTATTTCCCCCTCTCAAGTACTTCATGTATACGCCCTC GTACCATTCACTACATCACACTCAATTCAGGACAAATTATTCTCTTTTCATGCCAATGTATGACTACATCTACGATACATTGGACAAGTCCTCAGACACACTGTATGAAAAGTCACTTGAAAGAGAAGCTGAAGTGCCTGATGTGGTGCACCTAACGCATCTAACGACTCCAGAATCCATTTACCATCTTCGACTAGGATTTGCATCGTTGGCCTCGAACCCTCACACCTCTAGGTGGTATGTTTGGTTAATGTGGCCTGTCACACTATGGTCAATAATGATTACTTGGATTTATGGTCGTACATTTGTTGTTGAGAGAAATATCTTCAAGAATATCAAATTACAAACTTGGGCTATCCCAAAATATCGCGTACAA TACTTCATGAAATGGCAAAGAGAGACTATCAACAAGTTGATTGAGGAATCCATTATGGAGGCAGATAACAAAGGGATAAAAGTTTTAAGCCTTGGACTCTTAAATCAGGCAA AGACGTTGAATAGTAATGGTGAACTTTACCTAAAAAGGCATCCTCAGTTGAAAGTGAAGGTGGTTGATGGAAGTAGCCTAGCTGTGGCCGTGGTTCTCAACTCCATTCCTAAAGGAACTTCTCAAGTTGTCCTTCGAGGTCGTTTGTCCAAAGTTGCTTACTCCATTGCCCTTGCCTTGTGCCAAAGAGGAATTCAG GTTGCCACGTTAGACGAAGAAGACTACAAGAGACTTAATGCAAAGCTTACTCATGAAGCTGCAACTAACTTGGTCCTGTCGAAATCTTTTGTTTCAAAG ACATGGCTAGTAGGGGACGGATTGAGTGAAGATGAACAATTGAAAGCGCCAAAAGGAACATTATTCATTCCTTATTCACAATTCCCACCAAGAAAATCTCGCAAGGATTGCTTCTACTTCAACACACCAGCTATGATTGCTCCTAAACATCTTGAAAATGTGGACTCTTGTGAG AATTGGCTTCCAAGAAGAGTGATGAGTGCGTGGAGAATAGCTGGGATTTTGCATGCATTGGAAGGCTGGAACGAGAATGAGTGTGGTGACATGATGTTTGATATTGAAAAAGCATGGAAAGCTAGTGTTGATCATGGTTTTCGCCCGTTAACATTAGTGGCTACTTCTACGGATCAATCCAAGAACTAG